GAAAGGTGTAGAAAGTTTGTTAAAAAACACCTGAAGCactccaagatggtgagaaataagattaTCTGGTCCTTTGAGATTAAGATATTACTTTTTTGGCCTTAAAGCGCTGcagtatgtgtggagaaaactaggcactgctcatcacctgtccaatacagtcccaattgtgaagcatggtggtggcagcatcatgctgtgggggtgttttctAGCTGCAGGGAAAGGATGATTGGTTGCAATTGAGAGAAAGATGAACGCTGTCAAGTTCAGGGATATCCTGGATGAAATcattctccagagtgctcagtaCCTCAGACTGGGCCGAAGCAGCTAAAATAATggagtgacttcacaacaactctgtgagtAAATGGGCCAGACAGAGCCATGACTTTAACACAATTgcgcatctctggagagatctaaaaaggGCTGTCCATTAACATtaaccatccaacctgacagaactgaagAGGATCTGCAAAAAGAAATGGCAGAGGATTCCCCAAATCcagaaaaacttgttgcatctttcccctAAAAAACTCATAGCTGTATTAGATTAAAAGGGACTGActaaagggtctgaatactttggacaatgtaatatgtaattttttaaaataaatctgcaaaaatggcAACAATTGTGTTTTTCTGTTGATATGGGCTGTTGTGTGTACatttaataaggaaaaaaaattatttaaatgatggctgcaataaaatgaaatgagatgcaatataacaaagagtaaaAATTTAAGGGGCACTgaatactatatacagttgacgtcagaattattagcccccaccccctttgatttttcattttcccaaattatgtttaacagagcaaggaaattttcacagtatgtctaataatattttttccttctggagaaagttttatttgttttatttcggctagaataaaaactttttttggggtcaaaattattagcccctttaggctaattattagccttttttcgatagtctacagcagtgtttcccaaccctgttcctggaggcacaccaacagtacatattttggatgtctcccttttctgacccattaacttcaggttttggagtctcttctgatggtatgataagttcattcaggtgtgtttgattaggggaagttgaaaatgtgtactgttggtttgccttcaggaatagggttgggaaacactggtctacagaacaaaccatcattatacaataacttgcctaattaccctaacctgcctagttaacctaattaacctagttaagcctttaagtgtcactttaagctgtatagaagtgtcttgaaaaatatctagtaaaatattatgtactctcagcatggcaaagataaaataattcagttaatagaaataagttattaaaactattgtttcgacatgtgttggggaaaaaaaaatctgctctctgtaaacagaaattggggaaaaaataaacgggggctaataattctgacttcaactgtgtatgtatgtgtgtgtgtgtgtatatatatatatatatatatatatatatatatatatatatatatatatatatgtatatatatatatatatatatatatatatatatatatatatatatatatatatatatatataaaacttccCTGTTTGATTTGTAAAATTacattatgtattttaaaaaacttttcaataaggattattaaaaacaaatcttcaAATGGAAAGGTTGGTTGAATGTATATCAAATCATACTAAATCTCTTGTGTTATGACATGTCTACATGGTTTCAAAGTGCCCTCGGCAGGAAACATTAGTttaattaaaggaaaaaaaacaacaaacaaatattatGTGTTGAAAATACTAACTAACTTGAGAATGCTAACCACAAGACAGAGAAAATTACAGTCTAATGGTAACAGTGTTTGTTTGAaggttttctttttaatttgtaatgATGATAATCTAATCATGCATACAgaaacaataaccaaaatacaacTGCAATGcacttgtactttttttttttaagtttttttttttttttagtttacagatgtgtttatattgtttaatttGGACTGGTTGCATGTTTCTTTAAAGTGATATGTTGTTCAGTTACATACTTATGTGATATTAAAGAGTTTTAGAAGATGACTTTCCCATCATTTGTTTCTTTGTGTTCTTTTCTGGTTTAAGTAAAATTATGTAACATTTTGGAGCAAATATGCAAAATAGTAAACCAAAACTTGAAGATAAGATAGCAAATATCTCCACTGCTACTGTGAATTTTCCAGGAGAGCTGACATAAGCTGGAATGAATGTGAGCCAGACAGCACAGAATATGAGCATACTAAATGTGATGAACTTGGCTTCATTGAAGTTATCAGGGAGTTTACGAGCaagaaaagctaaaataaaacacaagacagatAGCAGGCCAGTATAACCCAGAACGGCCCAGAACCCCAAAGCTGAACCCAAGTTACATTCTAGGATGGTCTTTTCTCTGTAATAACTCAAATTTTTATATGGGAAAGGAGGAGATACAGTTAACCAAACAACACAGATAATCACCTGTATTAATGTTAAGAAAACAACACTGAGTCGTTGTTGTGTAGGCCCAAACCATTTCATTACATTACTTCCCGGAAGTGTAGCCCTGAAGGCCATTAACACTACTATTGTTTTCCCTAGAACACAGGAAATACAGAGGACAAAAGTGATCCCAAATGCTGTGTGACGCAACATACAGGACCACACAGTGGGGCGGCCAATGAAAGTGAGTGAACAGAGAAAACACAGTGAGAGTGAGAAGAGCAGCAAGAAGCTCAACTCTGAGTTGTTGGCTCTGACAATGGGTGTTTCTTTATGAAGATAGAACAGAAAAGAGACCATTGCTGTTAATAACAACCCAATGAAGGAGAATATACAAAGCACCATCCCCATGATTTCAGTATAAGAAAGGAATTCGATAACttttaatacacatttttcttttctttcgttTGACCAGTATTCCACATCACACGGAGAGCAGTCACTAGAGTCTGTAAGGGGAAAAAAAGGAACAGTGTGAGGAATAAACAATTAAGTTCACTTCATAGTACTATTTTGAGAGTTAAGCAGCATGAAGTGTTCTACCAGTGTTGTTACTGATTTCGCCATCTGCACATGGAATACAGTCATAACAGCAGACAGGTCTTCCTTTTTGCACAGCCTTCCTAGTTCCATGGGGGCAGCTCTCACTGCACACGGATACAGGCAACTATGAAAAAATAAGCTGTCATATAAAAGgcccaaaattaaatatttacatttaatatattgacatttttgtattttctggAACTTTATGACTCTCtgctttcatatattttaaaacaaatatgccAAAATCATTGTTTTGAGAATTTTCCCATTacctcaatattttattttgatacagtaGAAACTAATACCTGTCTACTGTTATCTGCCCATAGCACATGTTCCTGATTGACCTGAAGACATTTCTCTGAAGGAAGTGAGCTGTCATAGATGCCCACATGTTTAAATTGCAGACTTCTATCCCCAGAAAGTTGCCAGTTCACAAGATCATATCTTGCCACTGGATCAccacttgcatcaaaaaatatttCTTCACCTGTTTTGACAGTGAATCTTACATTTTTCATATAGTTCAGTACCTGAGGGGAAATATTAGGATTATTATTACAAATTCGTTCATTCATCCCTGCATCCATCTATTATTTCACCCACCGTTTGAGGTGTGGGTTGTTTTAATTTGCTACTGTTGGAGGATTTGAAGTCTTGAAATACATTGTGTAGTGTATGTGCAACAGCATACACTGCCGTGTACACTTTATTGGCGATCCTTAGCTCTGAGGCATCAGTATATTCATTTTGTAAGTCTGCTAGTTTCTCTGAGCCAGTACACCCAACACTTCCACTGTTACTAAAAGAGCATTGAAATGTTGTTTCCCAGAAttcttttaaaagtgtattttttggTTCATGATCAGGGTGCACATTCACTAGAAAATCTTGTAGGCCTACAAGTTTGACATTTGCTATAGAAAAACCCACAGCTCCAGACAGGAAACCATATTCCTTTGTTTCTGCAACAGTTCGAGATGTTATCCAAGATTCACTGCCAACCCACTGCAGCCCTGTAATGTTATGTTGTGCAATTTCTTTTAAAAGGGGGTAAAAATCTCTTAATGCAACAAAAGCTAGCACAACCCTGGCAGTGCCCTTCTTTATCACTTCTACTGTCTTAAGAAATTGATCTTGTGGATCAGTTCTTAATATGGCCTCTGAATATTCAA
The window above is part of the Danio aesculapii chromosome 18, fDanAes4.1, whole genome shotgun sequence genome. Proteins encoded here:
- the LOC130245616 gene encoding extracellular calcium-sensing receptor codes for the protein MAKKTVSLPVLLLIVCGNCVSALAQVCRLLSQPALPLLSAERDINIGAIFSIHISALLKMHSFSFKPEPTACISLSLREFKFAQTLIFAIEEINNNTQLLPGVSLGYKIYDSCGSIAQAIFSGMALMNGYEKTLSDTSCSRPPAVNAIVGESNSSPTIALASIAGPFSLPVISHFATCACLSNRKRFASFFRTIPSDYYQSRALAQLVKHFGWTWVGTVRSRSDYGNNGIATFEEAAKKEGICIEYSEAILRTDPQDQFLKTVEVIKKGTARVVLAFVALRDFYPLLKEIAQHNITGLQWVGSESWITSRTVAETKEYGFLSGAVGFSIANVKLVGLQDFLVNVHPDHEPKNTLLKEFWETTFQCSFSNSGSVGCTGSEKLADLQNEYTDASELRIANKVYTAVYAVAHTLHNVFQDFKSSNSSKLKQPTPQTVLNYMKNVRFTVKTGEEIFFDASGDPVARYDLVNWQLSGDRSLQFKHVGIYDSSLPSEKCLQVNQEHVLWADNSRQLPVSVCSESCPHGTRKAVQKGRPVCCYDCIPCADGEISNNTDSSDCSPCDVEYWSNERKEKCVLKVIEFLSYTEIMGMVLCIFSFIGLLLTAMVSFLFYLHKETPIVRANNSELSFLLLFSLSLCFLCSLTFIGRPTVWSCMLRHTAFGITFVLCISCVLGKTIVVLMAFRATLPGSNVMKWFGPTQQRLSVVFLTLIQVIICVVWLTVSPPFPYKNLSYYREKTILECNLGSALGFWAVLGYTGLLSVLCFILAFLARKLPDNFNEAKFITFSMLIFCAVWLTFIPAYVSSPGKFTVAVEIFAILSSSFGLLFCIFAPKCYIILLKPEKNTKKQMMGKSSSKTL